The following proteins come from a genomic window of Gemmatimonadaceae bacterium:
- a CDS encoding M20/M25/M40 family metallo-hydrolase, translating to MRSSLALLLVLASPLSAQQLTGYTATSAARERAIEADAITVPSAASAKAHSRILSREIHVSGTPAQARTRDYVIAQMKAWGLETEVRTYDVWMPIPTAVHLWRVDHGARELSLAEPPVKGDPTSTLPQYPTVNGYSGVGDVTGDVVYVNYGLIEDYAQLDSLGISVRGKIVVARYGRSFRGIKAREAEKHGAIALIIYSDPQDDGYVRGDVYPEGPMRSPDGVQRGSILNVDGDPSTPGYPSTAGAKRVPLSEMDVPHIPVIAIGYGNAAELLRDLRGAAIPQSWQGGLPFRYHVGPGPVRARVEVRDDRATKGYKKIYDTFGIIRGSEFPDEMVIIGGHRDAWGPGTADNVSGTVSVLEAARAVADEVRKGHRPLRTVVFATWDAEEWGLIGSTEYVEDDSLRLLRGAAAYLNQDVAAQGVQFGGGGSPSLRSTLRDVAREVPDPNGKGSVYAQWRLAAAVADSVEPSMGDPGGGSDFAGFYNHLGIPIAEWGFGGPSGVYHSQYDDFHWMSKFGDPGFKYHAAAGEIGAAMVLRIADADVLPYDYVEFAQTMKKYLPAMNRALAKKHWPDTMEPVAAALGRFETAATTFNAARNAMLEGAPSREALERTNAALRGVEHALTRPQGLEGKGRAWFRNLMYVADEDNGYANMVFPSVNEAIRANDEGRTAREIADLATHFDAATAALQAARGEASAR from the coding sequence ATGCGGTCCTCCCTCGCCCTCCTGCTCGTTCTGGCCTCCCCGCTGTCCGCGCAACAGCTCACGGGATACACCGCGACCTCGGCGGCGCGCGAGCGCGCGATCGAAGCCGACGCCATCACGGTGCCGTCCGCGGCGAGCGCCAAAGCGCATTCCAGGATCCTGTCTCGCGAAATTCATGTATCGGGCACGCCGGCCCAGGCGCGCACACGCGACTACGTGATCGCGCAGATGAAGGCGTGGGGACTGGAAACGGAGGTGCGGACGTACGACGTATGGATGCCGATTCCGACCGCGGTGCATCTCTGGCGCGTGGACCACGGTGCGCGGGAGTTGTCGCTGGCGGAACCGCCGGTGAAGGGCGATCCGACGTCCACGCTTCCGCAATATCCCACGGTGAACGGATACAGCGGCGTGGGGGACGTGACCGGCGACGTGGTGTACGTGAACTATGGATTGATCGAGGACTACGCGCAGCTCGATTCTCTGGGCATCTCGGTGCGAGGAAAGATCGTGGTCGCGCGCTATGGACGGAGTTTCCGCGGGATCAAGGCCCGGGAAGCGGAAAAACACGGCGCGATTGCGCTGATCATCTACAGCGATCCGCAGGACGACGGGTACGTGCGCGGTGATGTGTACCCGGAGGGTCCGATGCGGTCGCCCGATGGGGTGCAGCGCGGCAGCATCCTGAACGTGGACGGCGACCCATCGACGCCGGGGTATCCGAGCACCGCAGGGGCGAAACGCGTTCCGTTGAGCGAGATGGACGTGCCCCACATCCCGGTGATCGCGATCGGGTACGGCAATGCAGCGGAACTGCTGCGGGATCTTCGTGGCGCCGCGATTCCCCAGAGTTGGCAGGGGGGCCTGCCGTTCCGGTACCATGTGGGACCCGGTCCGGTGAGGGCGCGCGTCGAAGTGCGCGACGACCGCGCCACCAAGGGCTACAAGAAGATCTATGACACCTTCGGCATCATCCGGGGCAGCGAATTCCCGGATGAGATGGTGATCATCGGCGGACACCGCGATGCCTGGGGGCCGGGAACGGCCGACAACGTGAGCGGCACGGTGAGCGTGCTGGAAGCGGCGCGTGCCGTGGCCGACGAGGTGCGCAAGGGACATCGTCCACTGCGCACCGTGGTATTCGCCACGTGGGATGCGGAAGAGTGGGGGCTGATCGGCTCGACCGAATACGTGGAAGACGATTCCCTCCGCCTGCTGCGGGGCGCAGCGGCGTACCTGAATCAGGATGTGGCCGCACAAGGCGTGCAATTTGGCGGCGGCGGATCGCCGTCGCTGCGATCCACCTTGCGCGACGTGGCCCGTGAAGTGCCGGATCCCAACGGCAAGGGGAGCGTCTATGCCCAGTGGCGGCTCGCGGCGGCGGTCGCGGACAGCGTTGAGCCGTCGATGGGCGATCCGGGCGGTGGATCGGATTTCGCCGGGTTCTACAACCATCTCGGAATCCCGATCGCCGAGTGGGGATTCGGCGGTCCGAGCGGCGTGTACCACTCGCAGTACGATGATTTCCACTGGATGTCGAAGTTCGGCGATCCGGGGTTCAAGTACCACGCGGCGGCCGGCGAGATCGGCGCCGCGATGGTTCTGCGGATCGCCGACGCGGACGTCCTGCCATACGACTATGTGGAATTCGCGCAGACGATGAAGAAGTATCTGCCGGCGATGAACCGTGCCCTGGCCAAGAAGCACTGGCCGGATACGATGGAGCCGGTGGCGGCGGCGCTCGGCCGGTTCGAGACGGCGGCGACCACGTTCAATGCCGCCCGCAACGCGATGCTCGAAGGCGCGCCGTCGAGAGAAGCACTGGAGCGCACCAACGCCGCGCTCCGGGGCGTGGAGCACGCGCTGACGCGGCCCCAAGGGCTCGAGGGCAAGGGTCGGGCCTGGTTCCGCAACCTGATGTACGTGGCGGACGAGGACAACGGTTACGCGAACATGGTCTTCCCGTCGGTGAACGAAGCCATCCGGGCCAACGACGAGGGGCGCACGGCGCGCGAAATCGCGGATCTCGCCACGCACTTCGATGCAGCAACCGCGGCGCTGCAGGCGGCGCGTGGGGAGGCCTCGGCACGCTGA